The sequence below is a genomic window from Polyangiaceae bacterium.
GACCCAGTACACGGCCTGTCCGTCCACGGCCACGCCCTGCGGGCGATCCTGCTGCGACGCCAGGGGCTCGGGGACACCAGGAGTGGCGCCGTCGATGCGGGCGCGCAGCACGCTGCCATCGGCGTAGTTGCCGGCGTACGTTCCCTGGTTCACCCAGTACAAATAGTTGCCGCTGATCACCATGTCGAAGGTGCCGGCCTGCCCCGCCGCGATCGACTGCGTAGCGCCCGAGCCGTCCTTCTTTCCGCGCAGCACTTCCGACGCGACCCAGGTGGAGAAGTACACCCATTGATCGTCGACCGTGATGGCCCAGGTGGAGGTCCCCGCGGAAAATAGCTTCTGCGAGCTGCCTCCGGCGCGCGGGATGCGGTGCACCTCACCGGCGTCTTCCGCCGTGACGTAGACGTAGCTGGCATCGAGGGCGAGGAAGCGGGGTTGAATCGGAAACGTACCGAGCGACGTCTGGCTCGAGCCGCTGCTCTTGGCCACGGCGTTCGGTTGATCGAAGTAGGCTCCGTCGGCGTCCACGGCGACGGAGTTCACGGCGCCCGTGGTGGGCCAGTAGGTCTGCGGGGCTTGCGCACCGGAGGTTGGCAGCCGGTGGATCTTGGAGTCGTACTTGCCGGCGAAGTAGAAGTAGCCACCGTAGGTGGTGACGTCGCTGGGACCGGAGACGCTCAACGTCCAGCTCGCGGGTGCGCCGCCGCTGGTATCGATCATGTAGACCTTGGAGATGTCGATGTTCCCCCAGAACAAATTGCCGTCGGCAAGCGTCAGGCCGCGAGCGCCGTGCTGGGTGGTGGTGAGCTGAACCGGCTGACACTCGCCGGAAACGCAATCGCCGCCCAGGCAGCTGTGGCCGCAGTAGCCGCAGTTGTCCGGATCCTTCGCCAGGTTGGCGCCGCAGGCGTCGCTGGGGGCGTCCGTACCCGCGTCCATGCCGGCGCTGCCGCCAACGCTGGCGTCGCTGCCCGCGGCTCCGGCGCTGCCTGCCACACCGGCGCTGCCTGCCACACCGGCGCTACCGGCACTGCCCGCGGCTCCGGCACTGCCGCCGCTCCCTCCGCTGCCCGCTGCTCCGGCGCTGCCGCCACCGCTCCCGCCCGAGCCGGCGCTCGCGTCCGGCGCGCCCGCCGAGCGTTCGTCGCCCAGATCCGCCAGGACGGAGCAGGCGCTGAGCAGCACAGGGAGGCACCAGAGGAGACGCCGCGACATACGTCCCCCACTTTCTCAGAAAGCCAGCGCCGCGGGCAACCTCAGTCGTCGGTGCGGTCCCGCAGCCAGCGCGCGAGGGGCTCGAACACGCGCTCCTGGGAGTAGCGGCTGATGAACAAATCCGCGTGGGCGAACCAGGTTTCGTCGTCTCCCACTTCGAGCACGTCGGACCGGCGCACGACGTCGGCAGCGGTGCGAGCCGATTCCGGCGGCACGATACCGTCGCGGTTGGCCACGATGGCCAAGAACGGCCGGTCCACGCGCTCGAGCCCGCGGGTGACGTTCACCCCGGCCACTTCCAGGTCGCCGCTCCTCAGCCAACGCGCGATCTCGCCGTTGAGCTTGGGGATGGGATCCTCGACGGTCTTCACCAACTCGTCGGCGCGCGACAGATCCACGATCGACGTGTTCATGTACATGCTCAGCGCGGCCGGAAAGCGCTCGGCGAGCAGCGGCAAGAAGGCCTTGGCAAACGCTCGGGTGCCGCTCACGTGCAGTCGGCTCGCCAGGGCGGGCGACCGAAACGCGATCTTCATCAGGGCGTGCGGCTTCTCCCAGCGCAGCGGAGCACCGATGCCCACGAACGAGCCAATGCCGTGATCCGTGACGTGGTGCGCGAGATACGCGAACACGTAGGTGCCGCCCAAGCTGCAACCGACGACGTCCACGCGATCCTGCGCTGCGGCGGTGCGCTCGCGGACCTCGCGAATGGCGGAGGCCAGGTCGCCCAGCACCAGCTCGCGAAACCCCACGTTACGCGGGCCGCCCACGGAGCGGGAGTCCCCCTGGCCACGGAGGTTCGCCGTCCACACCTCGAAGCCGCGTTCCGCGAGCAGCTCGATCATGCTCATGCCTTCGGGATGAAACCCGAGCGGCGTGGTGTTCATGCAGTAGCCGGGGATGAGCAGCACCGGCTTGAGCGATCGATCGAGGCGGGCAGGCGTGTGATGGCGCCGCACGTCCAGCTGCCACCCTCCGGAGCTCGGCCAGAAGCGCTGGACTTTCATGGCGCGGAGTCTACTCGACAATTCCGCTGCGTGAGATCCGCGACTTCTTTGCCGATGAAAAGTGTCAGGGGCCGTTTGCGCTGGACGTGATCGGGTCTTACGCTTGAATCGTTTCCCGCGTTCCGCGGGGAGGAGGATTCATGAAGCCTCCTGTCAAACACCGCAAAGACGGTGGGCACGCCTTCATTCGCGATCCCGAAGGCGGTGCAGCGCACAGCCGAGACGCCCTGGCCGAGGGATTGGCGGAAACTTTCCTGGAGTCCGCCACCTCCGGGGAAGAGCAAGCCGAAGAAGTGATGAACGAGCTCGTCAGCGAAGAGCTCGGCGGCCCGTTCTTGGAAGAGGCCATCCCTCTGGAACCCGAGACCTCCCGTCCTCCCCGCCGCAAGCACCGCCGGCGCTGACGCTCAGGGCAGCTTCTTCAGTGCGTCTTCGGCGGCCTTCCGCACGTCCGGACGTGAGTCTTCGGTCGCGGCTTGGAAGTGCTTGCGCGCGGCGTCGGAGTCCCCTGCTGCGAGCAGCAGCTTGCCCAGCATGGCGGAGGCTTCGCCGCGACGCGGAGATTCGGGGAACCGCACCAAGAACTCCTGAAACGCTCGTGTTGCCGCGTCTCGATGTCCTCCGCGCATGAGGCTGACCGCACGCCAATAGGTCGCGTCTTCCGCCAACGTGCCCGAGCGTGACGCCTTCGCGAAGGCCTGCTCCGCCCGTCCGTTGTCTCCCGTGCGAAGCGCGTCGTAGCCCTCCCGGAACGCTGCTTCGTCGCCCTTCTGCGCACTCGAGGCCTGCGGGGTGGGTTCCACTGCGGGTACCGGTGCCGGTGCCGCCTCTTGGCCTTTGATTGTTGGCTCGCCGCGGTAACGCCGCGCGACGGACACTGCGGACGGCGTTGCTGCGGCGGGCCGCGCCGTCGGGGGCGCGACGCTGGCAGCGGGCGGCGCGACATCCGTTCGCGGTGTTTCCGCGGCGGATCGCCAAGATTCTCCGGCTGCCAAGATCACGGCAGGGTGACCGGCGTGCCGCACTTCCACGCGGCCATGGAGCACGCGCACGGAGCGCAATGCGTCGTGCTCGACGCGCACGTCGAACGCAGTGCCGCGCACTTCCACCTCTGCGTCTCCGGTGATCACGCGGAAACGCTCACCCAACTCGAGGTGCAGCACCTCTACCGTCAGCTCTCCATCCGTGAGCCGAACGATGTCGTCCCCAGGCGTGCCCACGCGCGTGAAGCGGGCGCCGGCGCCGGGGTGCAGCGTGGCGACGTTTCGCGGGGGTACGGCGTCCGTACGCGGCCAGAACAGCGCGATGCCGCACACGACGGCCGCCGCCAAGAGCAGCCAATGGTACCGACGGCGGGGTGGTCGTGGCTCCTGCGGCTTGGGCGCCTTGGTGAGCAGCGCGGTGCGCACTTGCTCCACGCGTTCGGCGTCGGGTTCGTCCCAGGGGAGCTCACGCCCCAAATCGGCGAGATCGCGATCAGCCATCGTCGCCTCCGATGGCACGACGCAGCGCTTTGCGAGCCTCGTGCAGGCGGCGGTAGAGCGTTCCTTCCGGAACGCCGAGGGCCTGCGCGGCCTCTACCCCCCGGGATTGCTCGACGTCGCACAGCAGGAAGGCCTCGCGCTGCTCCACCGGCAGCGCGACCAGGGCATCGGCCAAGCGTTCCAGGCTGCGGCGGCGATCGAGCTCTTCCAGCGGCGTGGCCGGAGACCGCACTGGGGAATCGACCACGGCGCGCATCGCTGCTCGGCGCCGCACCTCGCTCCTCACGTGGTGGCGAGAGACATTGGTGGCAATGCCGAGGATCCAAGTGCGGACCGTGCCGCCCCGGCGATAGCTCCCAGCACTCTGGATCACCTGCTGAAACGTGATCTGCACCAAGTCGTCGAGCTCGTGACTGCGCATACGGGTGAGTCGCGAGAGGTAGCGATACACGCTCTTGTGATGTCGATCGAAGAGCGCACCCAGCGCGGCCGGATCTCCCACGGAACCAGCCGCCAGCAGCGCCTCGTCCGACATCTCGGCGGGGGCGCCCTCCACGCGGCGGAGCGGGATGAGCTTGCCGGGCTTCACGGTGTACCGTAGCTCAATCCGAGCCCGAGGCCGACGCGGCCCCGCGGCTCTCCGGATAGGTCGACGCCGTCGTCAGAGAAGGGCGCGGTGTGCGCCAGAGGAGTCCAGCCCGCAAACACCACGCCGTCGAGCGCGAGTCCCTGATCCAGGTGGAGCGAAGCGGTGAGGAAAGCCTCGGTGCGCGGGCTGCCGCTGTCGACGTCCACAGGATCTTCCTTGGCAGATGCGGGCGGATATCGACTCGTAATGCGGTTCCAGCCGAGACCGAGCGCCACGCCCGGTGCCAGGGTGACGCTGGAAAGGGAGATGGGGAGCGACGCGCTGACCAGCACCTCCGCGCCCAGGCGTTTGCTGTTCAGGCGCTCGCCCTCGCCGGCGTTGCGCGTGTCGCCCATCACGCGAAGGATACCGCCGGTGCACACGGGCCCCAGCATCACGCAGCCCGTGAAGGTGCCGCCCAGCCACAGCGAGCCGTCGAAGGCGACGCTGGACTCCACCAGGGCCGAGCTCCGTCCGGCGAGACTGGGCGGCGAAGGTGCGGGGCGCGGCTCGGCCGCGGGCGGCGTGTCTCGCGGGGGCTCGAGGGGCGGTTTGGGATCCGCGGGCGCTACCTCGAAGAGCGAATCCGTTACGTCCGTGCGCACCCAGCTCTCGACGAAGGTGGCCGCGGTGAGCACCGAGGTGACGCGGCGAGTGGTCTTGCGTCCGTAGGCGTCCTCCAACTCCACGGAGACGTCCCCGGCCTGTCCGGAAACCCGCACGCGCGCCGCCTCGCAGCCGCTCGCGGGGGCGGGGAGCTTGCGCTCGCGGAGCAGCTCCCGAACCTGCTCGGCCACGGCATCCGTTCCGATCACGCGCACTGCGGCGGGGCAGGGTTCGGCCAACGCGACACTGGTGGTGAGGGAGAGCACGAGTGCCCAGTGAGTGCCCGCGACACGAGATCCCTTCAGTGCGGAGTGCGATCGTTGGCGAAGATTTCCGTCTCGCATGTTCCGTTCCCGCGGTAGCGGACGACCTTGGCGAACAGGCCATCGTAGAGGTAGTCCGCCAGGGTGGCCCACTGTGGCTTGGCGTCACTGTAGGCGCCAGCGGTACCGACGCTCGCCAGCGCCACGCCTGCAAGCTCGTCCAGCGTGACGATTCCATCGTCATTCGTGTCTCCCGCGGCGAAGGCATCGAAGCGAAAGCTCGCTTCGTCCGCGGCGAGGTGGTCCGCGAACAAGACCGCACCGTTCACGTCCAGGTCCACGGTGGTGGTTTGCTCGCGAGCGACGCTCACGCCGACCACCTTCTTGCCATCGATGGTCACCTGGCAGGTGGAGTAGTCGATACGGCGCCGGTAGCTCCAGGCAAAGGTCTTCTCGACTTGATCGCGCCGAGCACGCCCCTCTACGGCGATGCTGATGCCCGCATCCGTTACGTACGGGTCGCTGCCGGGGGTGCGCATGGCGGTGCGGTCCGCCGCCGTGACGCCTGCGCCCAGAACGGAGTCCTCCCAGGGGCTCGACAGCTCGAAGTCGAAGTCGCACTGCCCATAGGCGAACACCAGGTTCACGTCCTGCGGGCCACCGCGCGCCATGTCCAACACGCGGTTGTAGGTCGGGTCCGAGTAGCCGATGCAGGCGTCGCCCTCGACCGACGCATGGCCCAAGGACACCAAGAAGCGATCGAACGTGACGTGCCAGCCGTCGGCCGTGTCGACCCCGCTGGTCAGCGCGTCATCCGCGGTGGCCACGACGTGCAGCTCCCCGGGGGGAGGGCGCGTGTCCTTTGGCAGACAGGCCGAGGACGAGAGAGCGAGCACGAACAGCAACCTGCGGAACATCAGAACCCTGCCTCCACGCCCAAGCTGGGGATCGTGACGGGACCGATCTCCTGATCGGCACCGCCGCTGTAGGAAGCGAACGTCTCCTTGTGCAGCGTGGCGTTCAGCACTTCGAGCACGCCGCTGATCCACGCACGCTCGCCCAGCCGCCAGCGTTTCTCGAGGCGCAGGTCCAGGCGATAGAACGCAGGGCTCCGCTCCGGGTGTCGGGGCCGCGGCGCGACGATCAGGCCATTTTGCGGCGATGTCTTGGGCGTGCCGGTGTAGAACACCAGCCGCGTGCCTGCACGCCAGCGTTTGCCCAGGTCGTACGCCACGGCCGCGTTGGCGACGTGGGTTCGATCGAACGCGCTGGGGAATTGCTCGCGTCCGGAGCTTCGAATGGACCGCGAGAGGGTGTACGACAGGAAGCCGCCGAGCTTCTTGGTGAGCGAACGGCGGATCATCAGCTCGAGCCCCGTGGCCGAGCCCATGCTGCGGTCCTTTTCCGTGAGATCGATCTCCCCCGAAGAGCCGCTGAGGGTGTCGGTCATGTCGAAGAACGCGTTGTGGAACGCGGTGGCGCTCAGCATGGTCTCCTCGGGCAAGTCCACCTCGACGCCGGCGCTGGTCTGGAAGCTCGTCTGCAGACCTTGGTCGAGCGTGCCGGGAACCAACCCCGGCACTGGAATGATGAACGACGGCGGCTGATGGGCAATGCCGTAGGCGTGAACGATGCGGAAGTCGTCCGTGACACGAAAGCGCGCCGCAATACGCGGATCCACGCCGACGCGAGCGGCGCCTCCGGAAGAGTAGAGGTCGAGCCGCAGGCCTGGCGTCACCTCGATGTCCGGCGTGACTTGCACGATGGCGTCGAGCCAGCCGCCCAAGGCCAGGTCGCGTCGCTCCGGAAACAAGTCGTTGCGGCGCTTCACCTCCGGATCCACCGGGTCGTCGTAGGCGAGCTCGGTGCTGCCGAACACGTCCAGAGTGACGTCGGCGCCGCCGCGCACGGTGAGATCTTCGTCCACCCGATGGCGCACCTCCACGCGTGAGGCGACCATCCTGTCGAGGCCGTTGCGCTGCTGGGCGATGCGCGTTTGATCGAAGCCCAGGGTGACCGCGTAGCGCACCGTGCTGTCGGTGCCGAAGTCGTGATCGTAGCGCAAGTCTGCTCGGTAGAACTCCGAACCGAAGAGGACATCGAGCACTTCGTTCTTGCGCTCGCCCAGGAGGTCGTAAGAGCCGAAGCTGAACACGCTCACGTGATCGCGCGGCGTCAGGTCGTAGCTCAACCGGGCCTGGTAGTCGCGGTAGTCGAGGGCCACGTCTCCCGCGATCAAGGAGAGAATCGCCGCGGTGTAGGAGTAGCGTCCGCCGAGCAGCACGGTTCCGCGACCGTTTGCAAACCCGCCCTCCACGAAGCCGCCGACGTCGAACACGCGCAGGTTCCCCTCGCCGTGCAGGTCGCTGCGCGGCGCCGTCGTCTCCCCGCTCACGATGCCGCCCGCGAAGCGCCCGAAGCGCGCGGGATAGCCACCGGGGTAGAGGTCGACCCGTTCCACCATGCCGGGCTGCACTACCGAGGGCCCAAGGCCAATGTGATAGAGGTAGGGAACTCGGACGCCGTCCAGGTAGTAGCCCACGTTGCCCGGCGGCGCGCCGCGAACGTAGAAGAACGGCACGCCGGAGGCGATGGGGGTCACTCCCGGCAGCGCCTCTATCGCACGAAATGGATCGCCGAAGGTACCGGGCAGCTGACGCACTTCTGCGCGGGAGAAGGACTTCACCTCTGGCGCGAGGCGCTTGCCGCGCACCACGACTTCGAGGGGCTTCGCTTCGGGAGTGGGCGCCCGTGGGGCGACGACCGCGGGCGGCTCTTCCTCCGGCGTCTGCACTACTACCGGGGCCTTGAACCGCACCTGGAAGGGGATGATGGCCGAGACGGCTTGGCCATCTTTCTTGGCGGGCGAGAAACGCCAGGTTCTGGCGGCTGCCCGTGCGGTGGACGCGAACGGTTCGGCGCCGCTCACGACCTTGACCGCGGTCACGGTGCCGCGATCGTCCAACGTGAGCTCGAGCTCCACGGTTGCGTCGCCCTGGCCGGCATCCGGGTAATCGACGTGCGTCGGCGCCGTCGGGCGTGGCCGCTCGACCGTCTGTGCGGAGGCGAGCCCCGCCCACGTCAGCACACAGGCGGCAACGCGGAGCTTGGGGAGCTTCAACAACTGCCCGACGTGCAGTTTCCGGTGCAGGTGGCGGAGGCGCCTTTCTCGCATGTGATGTCACAGGCGGTCGCTGCGCCGGTACAGTCGAGTGAGCACTTCGAGTTACCGTCGCACAGCAGGCTACAACCGCCGCCCGAGCAGGTGTGGGCGCAGGTCGCGTCGATGTCGCAGTCGAAGTTGCAGCTGCCGCCTGGGCAGTCGAAGTTGCACTGCGCGCCGTCGCTGCAATCGAGGTTGCAGTTGCCCCCGGTACAGTCCGCTTGGCAGGCGCCGCCCAAGCACTCGGCTTGGGAACAGCCACTGGTGCCGCAGTCGAGGGTACAGGTCGGGCTGGTGTCGCATTGACAAGGCCCCGCCGTGCAGTCGACGGTGTTGCCGCCCGAGCCGGCGGCGCCTCCCGCCCCGCTGGTTGCGGCGGCGCCCGCCGTTCCCCCGGCGGCGCCGTTGTCCTTCGAGCTGCTACCGCAGCCGATGAGCGCCAAACCTGCTCCCAAGACGATCCTGCTCGTTCGCATCAGCAGGTAGTGCCCGCCCAGCGCGAATCCTTCGCAGATCAGCCGCGTCGAGCCCGTGACATGAGCCCGAAAAGCACGGGTAGCACCAAGAGCACGGCGGGAACCGTCAATACCAGGCCGGCGATGATGGCGACGGCCAACGGCATGAGCATCGCGGAGCCCTGGCCCACGCCGAGGGCCAGCGGCAACAGGGCCAGGATGGCGGCCAGGGCGGTCATGGCGATGGGACGAAACCGGAGGCGCCCTGCTTCGACCAACGCCTCGAACCGGCTCTCGCCCTGTTCGGACTCCAAGAGCTGACTCATGTAGAAGATGGACGCTTCCGCGGAGATGCCGACGATCATGGTGAGGCCCACCATGCTGGTGATGTTGAGCTCGATACCGGTCAGCCACAGCGCTGGAAACACTGCGCTCGCCGCCAGCGCCGCAACGGTCAGGATCGCTAGCGGAGCCGCGAAGCGCTCGTACAGATACAAGAGCAGCGCGAAGACGAGCAGCGCCGCCGCCAACAGCACCACGACAAGACCGCGGAAGGACTCCTGCTGAATCTTGTAGAGACCGCCGTAGTCGACGTACACGTTGCCGGGCAGTTCCGCCGCGCCGACCGCACGCTTCACGTCACGCATCACGGAGCCCATGTCCCTACCGGAGATGCGTGCGGTGACCGCCACCATCGTCTTGAGGTTCTCGCGCGTGATCTGTGGCTGCCCCGTGGTCGTGGTCAGCGTGGCGACGCGCCCGAGCCGCACGCGGGTGCCCGCGGCGGTGAGCAGTGGGAGCTGCCGTATCCGTTCGATCCGGTCTCGCGCTGCGGGCTGGCTCCAGACACGGATGCCGACCATCTTCTCCTGGCGCTGCACTTCCGTAGTGATCGTTCCATCGAGCGCGACGCGTGCCAAGCGGGTGACCTCGTCAGGATCCAGGCCGAGCATCTCGGCCTTCAGTCGATCGACGCGAACCTCCACTGCGTCTCCCGCGAGCACCACGCCGCTCTTCACGTCGACCACGCCGTCGATCTTCCCGATGCGCTCCGCTACGTTCTCCGCTTGCTTGCCAAGCTCGTCGCTGTCCGCACCGAAGAGCTTCACCTCGATGGGTTGGGGGACGGCCGTGAGATCTCCGATCAAGTCCTCCATCAGTTGAGGTAGCTCGACCTCCAGTCCTGGAACCTGCTGCTCGATGCGCTGGCGTACGTCATCCATGACCTCCTCGATGGGACGGCGAGGCAATGGTTTGAGGCGCACGAAGTAGTCGCCCTCGTTTGCTTCCGTGATCGCACCACCCAGCTGCAGCCCGGTACGACGCGAGTAGGACTCCACCTCCGGCGTTGCGGAGAGGAGCTTCTCCACCTGCCGCAGGCGGCGATCGGTCTCGGCGAGGGAGGTGCCGGAGGGTGCTCGATAGTCGATGACGAAGCCCCCCTCGTCCATCGCTGGCATGAACCCGGTGCCTACCTGGCGATATGCGAAGACCGCCAACGCAACGAGCGGGACCACCAGGGCCAGCAGCCACACCGGTCGCAGAAGCAACGCCCGGAGGAGACCCTCGTACCGCGCCAGGACTGGTCCGAAGATCCTTCCGACGTCTTCCCTCCGTGCGTCGCGCTCGCCCAACAGCCAGCGGGACAGCGCGGGCACCGCGAACAGCGCGAACAGATAGGAGATGACCAGAGCGCTCACCATGGTGAGCGCCAGCGCCTTGAAGAATGCGCCCGTGACGCCGCCCAGAAACGCGAGGGGGATGAACACGACGATGGTCGCCAGCGACGAGCCGGTGAGGGATGCCGTCATCTCTCGCGCCGCTGCGAGCACGGAGGTTGGTTTGCCGGTTTCGCGCAATCTCCGGATGGCGTGCTCCACCATCACGATGCTGTCGTCCAGGATCAGACCCACCGCGGCGGCCATCCCGCCCAGGGTCATGATGTCGAGGCGCTGTCCGCTGGCGTACAGCACCAGCAGGGTGATGGCCAACACCACCGGAGCGCAGGTGGTCGCGGCGACGGTCACGCGAAAGCTTCGCAGAAACAGCCACAGCACACCGATGGCCAGTGCCACGCCGATCAACGCAGCGTCGCGCAGCGAACCCATGGCTTGGGTCACGAGCTGGCTCTGGTCGTACCAGGTGCTGATGACCAGATCGTCCGGTGCGCTGCTTTGATAATCGGCCAGCGCGCGGTCGATGTCGCGTTGTATTTGGACGGTGTTTCCGTCCATCTGTTGGTAGACGTTGAGCAACACGGCATCGCTGCCGTCGGCCACCACTCGGGTCCACTGTGGGGCTTCGGCATCCTGGATGCTCGCCACGTCGTCGAGCAACACCACGCCGCTTTCGCTCTTCTGTACGACGACCTTGCCCAGCGCGGAAAGATCCGGAAACTGCGTGTTGGAGAGCAGCAGGTAGAGCTTCTCGTTTTGCTCCAGGCGGCCAATCGCTTCCACTACGTTCGCTGCAGAAACCGCGCGTACGACTTCCTCGAGAGTGACCCCGGAGGCGTCGAGCTTGGCGGGATCGACGAGCACCTGGATCTCTTCCGTGCGGCCGCCGATCACGCCGATGTTCGCCACGCCGCGGATCGTCGAAAGTCGCGGCCTGAGGTCGTAGAGGGCGCGGTCTCGCAGCTCGACCAATGAGCGCTTGTCGGAGCGAAGACTGAGCCCGATGACCGGAAACACGGTGGGGTCCATGCGCCGCACCTCGTATGACGTGCCGGGCGGTAACGAGGGGAGCACGCGGGCGATGGCGGACTCCACCATCAGCGTGCGGGAGATCATGTCGGTGCCCCAATCGAAATTGACGGCGATGTCGCAGGACCCTCGACTGGAAGTGGAGCGAATGTCACGCACGTCCTGGACGGAGCGGATGGCCTCCTCCAGCGGCCGCGTGACCTCCACCACCATACGGTCGGCAGGGCGATCCCCCGCGTCGACGGAAACCACCACCCGAGGGAACGTGGCCCGTGGGAACAGCCCGACCGGGAGCATGAAGTACGCGCCGATCCCTCCGCCGGCGAGCACCAAGAACAAGAACACCAGCGAGCGCCGGTGCCGATCGAGCCAGGCGGCAAAGCTCATCGTGGGCCGTTGGTGACGCGAACCGCCATGCCGTTGCTCAAGCTGCTCCGCCCCGTGGTCACGACGGTGCTGCCCACGGTCAGCCCCTTCTGGACTTCCACGCGATCCTCGTCCTCGATGCCGAGGGAGAGCGGCGTGAAGTGCGCGTGGCCCTGGTCGATGACGAATACGCCGTGCTTGCCGTCGCGTTCCAACAGCGCCTCGCGCGGGGCCCAGAGAGCGTTCTCACGAGCCGCGAGCACGACCGTCGCCCGAACCGCCACACCTGCTGCCAGCCAGCGCTGCGCTTCCGGTATGTGGATCAAGCCTTCGACCAGTTGCGTCTTGGCATCGACCACGCGATGCAGCGTGGATAGCGTCGCCTGCGCCGGCTTGTCGTTGGGGTTGCCGAATACCGGGGTCAAACGCACCGGCAGGCCTTCGTGTAGGTCCGCCAAGTCCTCCACCTCGAACCCCGCGCGTACGGACATCGAGTCGCGCGCTGCGAGCACGACGCCGGCCTGTCCTGCTTGCACCAAGTCCCCGCGCTGCACCAACACCCTGGCGACGACTCCGTCGCTCTCGGCGCGCATGCGTGCGCCTCCAGCGCCTCCACCCCCCAAGCCGCGCAGCGTCGCCTTGGCCGCAGCCACTTGCTTCTGGGCGGCCTCGAGATCTCGATTGGTGGAGAGCTTCTCGTCCACCAAGTGCTGGACGCGCCTCAACTCGCGTTCGGCGAAGTCCACGTCTATCGTCGCTTGC
It includes:
- a CDS encoding alpha/beta fold hydrolase — its product is MKVQRFWPSSGGWQLDVRRHHTPARLDRSLKPVLLIPGYCMNTTPLGFHPEGMSMIELLAERGFEVWTANLRGQGDSRSVGGPRNVGFRELVLGDLASAIREVRERTAAAQDRVDVVGCSLGGTYVFAYLAHHVTDHGIGSFVGIGAPLRWEKPHALMKIAFRSPALASRLHVSGTRAFAKAFLPLLAERFPAALSMYMNTSIVDLSRADELVKTVEDPIPKLNGEIARWLRSGDLEVAGVNVTRGLERVDRPFLAIVANRDGIVPPESARTAADVVRRSDVLEVGDDETWFAHADLFISRYSQERVFEPLARWLRDRTDD
- a CDS encoding FecR domain-containing protein; protein product: MADRDLADLGRELPWDEPDAERVEQVRTALLTKAPKPQEPRPPRRRYHWLLLAAAVVCGIALFWPRTDAVPPRNVATLHPGAGARFTRVGTPGDDIVRLTDGELTVEVLHLELGERFRVITGDAEVEVRGTAFDVRVEHDALRSVRVLHGRVEVRHAGHPAVILAAGESWRSAAETPRTDVAPPAASVAPPTARPAAATPSAVSVARRYRGEPTIKGQEAAPAPVPAVEPTPQASSAQKGDEAAFREGYDALRTGDNGRAEQAFAKASRSGTLAEDATYWRAVSLMRGGHRDAATRAFQEFLVRFPESPRRGEASAMLGKLLLAAGDSDAARKHFQAATEDSRPDVRKAAEDALKKLP
- a CDS encoding RNA polymerase sigma factor, whose amino-acid sequence is MKPGKLIPLRRVEGAPAEMSDEALLAAGSVGDPAALGALFDRHHKSVYRYLSRLTRMRSHELDDLVQITFQQVIQSAGSYRRGGTVRTWILGIATNVSRHHVRSEVRRRAAMRAVVDSPVRSPATPLEELDRRRSLERLADALVALPVEQREAFLLCDVEQSRGVEAAQALGVPEGTLYRRLHEARKALRRAIGGDDG
- a CDS encoding TonB family protein, with translation MLKLPKLRVAACVLTWAGLASAQTVERPRPTAPTHVDYPDAGQGDATVELELTLDDRGTVTAVKVVSGAEPFASTARAAARTWRFSPAKKDGQAVSAIIPFQVRFKAPVVVQTPEEEPPAVVAPRAPTPEAKPLEVVVRGKRLAPEVKSFSRAEVRQLPGTFGDPFRAIEALPGVTPIASGVPFFYVRGAPPGNVGYYLDGVRVPYLYHIGLGPSVVQPGMVERVDLYPGGYPARFGRFAGGIVSGETTAPRSDLHGEGNLRVFDVGGFVEGGFANGRGTVLLGGRYSYTAAILSLIAGDVALDYRDYQARLSYDLTPRDHVSVFSFGSYDLLGERKNEVLDVLFGSEFYRADLRYDHDFGTDSTVRYAVTLGFDQTRIAQQRNGLDRMVASRVEVRHRVDEDLTVRGGADVTLDVFGSTELAYDDPVDPEVKRRNDLFPERRDLALGGWLDAIVQVTPDIEVTPGLRLDLYSSGGAARVGVDPRIAARFRVTDDFRIVHAYGIAHQPPSFIIPVPGLVPGTLDQGLQTSFQTSAGVEVDLPEETMLSATAFHNAFFDMTDTLSGSSGEIDLTEKDRSMGSATGLELMIRRSLTKKLGGFLSYTLSRSIRSSGREQFPSAFDRTHVANAAVAYDLGKRWRAGTRLVFYTGTPKTSPQNGLIVAPRPRHPERSPAFYRLDLRLEKRWRLGERAWISGVLEVLNATLHKETFASYSGGADQEIGPVTIPSLGVEAGF
- a CDS encoding efflux RND transporter permease subunit; protein product: MSFAAWLDRHRRSLVFLFLVLAGGGIGAYFMLPVGLFPRATFPRVVVSVDAGDRPADRMVVEVTRPLEEAIRSVQDVRDIRSTSSRGSCDIAVNFDWGTDMISRTLMVESAIARVLPSLPPGTSYEVRRMDPTVFPVIGLSLRSDKRSLVELRDRALYDLRPRLSTIRGVANIGVIGGRTEEIQVLVDPAKLDASGVTLEEVVRAVSAANVVEAIGRLEQNEKLYLLLSNTQFPDLSALGKVVVQKSESGVVLLDDVASIQDAEAPQWTRVVADGSDAVLLNVYQQMDGNTVQIQRDIDRALADYQSSAPDDLVISTWYDQSQLVTQAMGSLRDAALIGVALAIGVLWLFLRSFRVTVAATTCAPVVLAITLLVLYASGQRLDIMTLGGMAAAVGLILDDSIVMVEHAIRRLRETGKPTSVLAAAREMTASLTGSSLATIVVFIPLAFLGGVTGAFFKALALTMVSALVISYLFALFAVPALSRWLLGERDARREDVGRIFGPVLARYEGLLRALLLRPVWLLALVVPLVALAVFAYRQVGTGFMPAMDEGGFVIDYRAPSGTSLAETDRRLRQVEKLLSATPEVESYSRRTGLQLGGAITEANEGDYFVRLKPLPRRPIEEVMDDVRQRIEQQVPGLEVELPQLMEDLIGDLTAVPQPIEVKLFGADSDELGKQAENVAERIGKIDGVVDVKSGVVLAGDAVEVRVDRLKAEMLGLDPDEVTRLARVALDGTITTEVQRQEKMVGIRVWSQPAARDRIERIRQLPLLTAAGTRVRLGRVATLTTTTGQPQITRENLKTMVAVTARISGRDMGSVMRDVKRAVGAAELPGNVYVDYGGLYKIQQESFRGLVVVLLAAALLVFALLLYLYERFAAPLAILTVAALAASAVFPALWLTGIELNITSMVGLTMIVGISAEASIFYMSQLLESEQGESRFEALVEAGRLRFRPIAMTALAAILALLPLALGVGQGSAMLMPLAVAIIAGLVLTVPAVLLVLPVLFGLMSRARRG
- a CDS encoding efflux RND transporter periplasmic adaptor subunit; amino-acid sequence: MKRAILVLVGLGLSACHAEGDGNPTRREVSAAVSAAKIERGRVERAIVSYGTVEFAADRQRTLSFVKPGQVTRVPVVAGQVVAKGDLLLQVGGVPRGAPEVQQATIDVDFAERELRRVQHLVDEKLSTNRDLEAAQKQVAAAKATLRGLGGGGAGGARMRAESDGVVARVLVQRGDLVQAGQAGVVLAARDSMSVRAGFEVEDLADLHEGLPVRLTPVFGNPNDKPAQATLSTLHRVVDAKTQLVEGLIHIPEAQRWLAAGVAVRATVVLAARENALWAPREALLERDGKHGVFVIDQGHAHFTPLSLGIEDEDRVEVQKGLTVGSTVVTTGRSSLSNGMAVRVTNGPR